From a region of the Odontesthes bonariensis isolate fOdoBon6 chromosome 4, fOdoBon6.hap1, whole genome shotgun sequence genome:
- the LOC142378279 gene encoding ATP-dependent RNA helicase DDX39A, which produces MAENDVDNELLDYDDDEEPQGLPESGTQASKKEVKGSYVSIHSSGFRDFLLKPELLRAIVDCGFEHPSEVQHECIPQAILGMDILCQAKSGMGKTAVFVLATLQQIEPVDGQVSVLVMCHTRELAFQISKEYERFSKYMPSVKVSVFFGGLAIKKDEEVLKKNCPHIVVGTPGRTLALIRNKTLSVKNIKHFVLDECDKVLEQLDMRRDVQEIFRLTPHEKQVMMFSATLSKEIRPVCRKFMQDPMEVFVDDETKLTLHGLQQYYCKLKDSEKNRKLFDLLDVLEFNQVVIFVKSVNRCVALSQLLVEQNFPAIAIHRGMAQEERLSRYQQFKDFQRRILVATNLFGRGMDIERVNIVFNYDMPEDSDTYLHRVARAGRFGTKGLAITFVSDETDAKTLNEVQDRFEVNVAELPEEIDISSYIEQSR; this is translated from the exons aTGGCAGAAAACGATGTCGATAATGAACTTCTGgactatgatgatgatgaagagccCCAGGGGCTTCCAGAGAGTGGTACCCAAGCAAGCAAGAAGGAGGTCAAAGGTTCCTATGTATCCATCCACAGCTCGGGGTTCAGAGACTTTCTCCTCAAACCAGAGCTGCTCCGTGCCATTGTTGACTGTGGTTTTGAGCATCCTTCAGAAG ttcAACATGAGTGCATTCCTCAAGCTATCCTGGGCATGGATATCCTGTGTCAAGCCAAGTCTGGTATGGGAAAGACAGCCGTGTTTGTACtagccaccctgcagcagatagAACCTGTGGATGGCCAG GTGTCTGTCCTGGTGATGTGCCACACGCGAGAGTTGGCCTTCCAGATAAGCAAAGAGTATGAGCGCTTCTCCAAGTACATGCCAAGTGTCAAGGTGTCTGTGTTTTTTGGCGGCCTCGCCATCAAGAAGGACGAGGAAGTGCTGAAGAAGAACTGCCCTCACATCGTTGTAGGAACTCCGGGACGCACCCTGGCACTCATTCGTAATAAGACCCTCAGTGTGAAAAACATCAAACACTTTGTGCTCGACGAGTGTGATAAGGTGTTGGAGCAGTTGG ATATGAGGCGTGACGTCCAGGAAATATTCAGACTGACACCACATGAGAAGCAAGTTATGATGTTCAGTGCAACTTTAAGCAAGGAGATCCGCCCTGTCTGCCGCAAGTTCATGCAGGAT CCGATGGAAGTGTTTGTGGATGATGAGACCAAACTGACTCTTCATGGCTTACAACAGTATTACTGCAAGTTGAAGGACAGCGAGAAGAACCGGAAGCTGTTTGACCTCCTCGACGTGCTCGAGTTCAACCAG GTGGTGATCTTTGTGAAGTCAGTGAATCGCTGCGTTGCTCTGTCCCAGCTGCTGGTGGAGCAGAACTTTCCTGCTATTGCAATCCACAGGGGTATGGCACAGGAGGAGAG GCTATCCCGATACCAGCAGTTTAAAGACTTCCAGAGGCGGATCCTGGTGGCGACCAACCTGTTCGGTCGAGGCATGGATATTGAGCGAGTCAACATCGTCTTCAACTACGACATGCCGGAGGATTCTGACACATACCTGCACAGA GTGGCCCGGGCCGGCAGGTTTGGCACCAAAGGCCTGGCCATCACGTTTGTGTCAGACGAGACTGATGCAAAGACCCTGAACGAGGTTCAAGACCGCTTCGAGGTCAATGTAGCAGAGCTGCCAGAGGAGATTGACATCTCCTCCTACA TTGAACAGTCCAGATGA